One genomic window of Metopolophium dirhodum isolate CAU chromosome 4, ASM1992520v1, whole genome shotgun sequence includes the following:
- the LOC132942770 gene encoding uncharacterized protein LOC132942770 has product MAPLKKEEDPVKVLLRGRVKRDNILNSVKNIHATALEARADIGKIPSLIIHAEELNKFVEQFQHQQDIIINALIDADRIAEFEQVDRPLITSMESMRLEIKTIVASAVPVSTSESKSSSSSFTNSVPQQQFVALPKIKLPMFDGNLLSWRSFRDIYISLVHDNQHIDDAQRFHHLLSCLSGSALAIIKSIPLSAANYPIAWDALSERYNNKRLLASAHMDKLFAFKPIAHESLPALIEFVNTFKENVSIIKSLGVDDLSSFLLFHMCSRVLDPTTLQLFESSTSQSTIPTFDELVNFVQHRCKILENLTKSNKVGRNEKPFEKPDVRGKHTKSTKSVFAATTSASTKFKTRNCLYCDKPDHRIYQCPKLTGMTVDKRRDVVLARKLCFACLSSSHMVNTCPSTKGCFSCNSKRHHTLLHREQNQTSTVDNTTSNSTPVPQPTTSSGNSSSFVGAACTNSTVVLGTAIVHIKDAWEQVHCVRVLLDSGSQISAMTSDCAARLGLSKRRYKSDIVGFAQSPVSHVQGITRCQFSSHVKPDYLFPSVDLVVLKQITTAMPATRLPATVRQQYQHLRLADDKFDTPSRIDVLFGADILPSLIRPHAGVEHHSGLPSALDTQLGWIIFGSFSTPNKSPPVTLTTAVAPPSIEDLIKKFWLIEEPAAPSSPTTEDQWCEEYFTKSTSRDTTGRFCVALPFRHLFTGPTQQHGTSHHGLGDSRSIALKRFYNLEKRLAKDPVLYAAYRQFMSTYRSLGHMVPAPSPGIYFIPHHAVFKADGDMSKIRVVFDASSASSSGRSLNDILCTGPKLQVDLRDILLRCRMHRYILSADIVKMYRQMLIRPEDRAFQHIFWRDAPSDDVVEFQLCTITYGLNCAPYLAIRCLHELDSQDGNRFPLAKDVLTRTAYVDDIVIGADTEELLLRRKTDIVGLLRSCACELSKWTSNSTAVLESVPSGDRVQAISFDPQEEHAVKVLGLHWDTNTDKFVYHTSLQQTSSTKREVLSVIARLFDPIGALGPMLLWAKCFMQLLWSKKLGWDDPMPDELQSMWQQFCTELPLVFDLSLPRHIEATCQQDIQLLGFADASIKGYAATIYLRLVDAAGNISVKFITCKTKVAPLKSSTADESLSIPRLELCGALLLARTLHHVHSVLSSEVPVSRLRAWSDSSVVLSWLTSDQKHFKIFVTNRVAKISQLLPGCMWSYVSTNDNPADPASRGLLPKSMLSSSIYWNGPDFLRLPEDQWPQSRFIPLTPDQLPETRPNVITTLAVNVHPPSLEFIDRFSSLGKMLRVLSYILRYLCHRLRRQPVRVGPITFTERERSLSIAVQRTQQVYFSDLRKMLKNESMISPPSLAQLAPYVDEKGIIRVGGRLRFASASQDAKHPILLPRSSHLTELIIRHYHLSFLHGGSKLVLSMLSQKFWILSGRAAVRRIIFSCVPCTRHKAVRPQPMMADLPSYRVQPHRPFSHVGMDYGGPFFVKEHRRRNAQSVKVYLALFICMSVKAVHLEIVSDLSTEAFLAALDRFVARRGIPSNIYSDCGTNYVGAARQLKTLFRDAKVQDRLSSHLTCAWHFNPPAAPHFGGIWEAGIKSTKYHFKHAIGQQVLTYEEFLTLTTRIEGILNSRPITPTSSDPHDLSALTPGHFLIGQPLQALPEPDLTDVQINRLNRWQLIRQCHQSYWKRWSREYLSTLQGRHKWFKSSPNLTIGDMVIVEAPSRPPTEWRLGRVTEVHPGSDEVVRVVSVRTQDGVYKRPVVKLVRLPVEP; this is encoded by the coding sequence ATGGCACCACTAAAGAAAGAAGAGGATCCGGTAAAGGTTCTACTGCGAGGTCGCGTCAAACGcgataacatattaaattcgGTTAAAAATATTCACGCCACAGCATTAGAGGCACGCGCTGATATTGGGAAAATACCGTCGTTAATTATTCACGCTGAAGAACTAAATAAGTTCGTCGAACAATTTCAACATCAACAAGACATCATTATTAACGCATTAATCGACGCCGACCGTATTGCTGAGTTTGAACAGGTTGATCGTCCGTTGATTACTTCCATGGAATCCATGCgtcttgaaataaaaacaattgtcgCGAGTGCCGTTCCTGTGTCTACTTCCGAAAGTAaatcgtcgtcttcgtcgttcACCAATTCCGTGCCACAACAACAATTCGTCGCgttacctaaaattaaattacctatgttCGACGGCAACTTACTATCGTGGCGATCGTTtcgcgatatatatatatcactcgTACATGATAACCAACACATAGATGACGCACAGCGTTTTCATCACTTACTGTCGTGTCTATCTGGTTCAGCGTTGgctattattaaatctataccGTTGTCCGCGGCTAACTACCCGATCGCGTGGGACGCGTTGTCCGAGCGTTACAACAATAAACGTTTGTTAGCTTCCGCTCACATGGACAAATTATTCGCCTTTAAACCAATCGCTCATGAATCACTACCAGCTTTAATTGAGTTCGTCAATACATTTAAggaaaatgtatcaataattaaatcgcTGGGGGTCGATGACCTTTCGAGTTTTTTGCTGTTCCATATGTGCTCTCGCGTTCTCGACCCGACCACGTTACAACTGTTCGAATCTAGTACGTCACAGTCAACTATTCCGACTTTTGACGAATTAGTAAATTTTGTGCAACATCGATGTAAGATTTTGGAAAATCTTACAAAATCTAATAAAGTCGGTCGCAACGAAAAACCGTTCGAAAAACCGGATGTTCGCGGTAAACATACCAAATCGACTAAATCAGTGTTCGCTGCTACTACGTCCGCTTCGACTAAATTTAAGACTAGGAATTGTTTATATTGTGATAAGCCCGATCATAGAATATATCAATGTCCGAAACTCACCGGAATGACTGTTGATAAACGACGAGACGTTGTATTAGCTCGTAAATTGTGTTTCGCGTGTTTGAGTTCGAGTCATATGGTCAATACGTGTCCGTCGACCAAGGGTTGTTTTTCGTGCAACAGTAAGCGTCATCACACCCTACTACATCGTGAACAAAATCAAACGTCAACTGTAGATAATACGACTTCGAATAGTACCCCGGTACCCCAACCCACCACGTCGAGTGGTAATTCTAGCTCGTTTGTCGGTGCCGCCTGCACCAATTCTACCGTCGTACTAGGTACAGCGATTGTTCACATTAAAGATGCGTGGGAACAAGTACATTGCGTACGCGTACTGCTCGATAGTGGCTCGCAGATTTCCGCCATGACTAGTGATTGTGCAGCGCGGCTTGGACTTTCGAAACGTCGTTACAAGTCTGACATCGTAGGTTTCGCACAAAGTCCTGTGTCCCACGTTCAAGGTATAACCCGCTGTCAATTTTCGTCACACGTTAAACCAGATTATTTATTCCCGTCTGTTGACTTAGTtgttctaaaacaaattaccactGCCATGCCAGCTACTCGGTTACCAGCGACCGTGCGTCAACAATATCAACACCTTCGACTCGCCGATGACAAATTCGACACTCCGTCTCGCATCGACGTTTTATTCGGTGCGGATATCCTACCAAGTCTGATCCGCCCACACGCGGGTGTGGAACATCATTCGGGTTTACCATCGGCCCTTGACACTCAGCTTGGCTGGATAATTTTCGGTTCATTTTCTACTCCGAACAAGTCACCTCCAGTCACGCTGACCACCGCAGTCGCTCCGCCCTCAATcgaagatttaattaaaaaattctggTTGATCGAAGAACCCGCCGCACCGTCGTCACCTACCACGGAAGACCAGTGGTGTGAAGAGTATTTTACTAAGTCTACCTCGCGTGATACGACAGGTCGATTTTGTGTCGCCCTACCATTTCGCCATTTGTTCACCGGCCCAACTCAACAGCATGGTACATCGCATCACGGTCTCGGTGATTCGCGTTCTATAGCGCTGAAAAGATTCTATAATCTAGAAAAGCGATTAGCCAAGGATCCCGTGCTGTATGCGGCGTATCGTCAGTTCATGTCCACCTACCGTTCGCTGGGACACATGGTGCCAGCCCCGTCACCGGGCATCTATTTTATTCCGCATCATGCCGTATTCAAAGCCGACGGTGACATGTCCAAAATACGTGTCGTGTTCGACGCATCATCCGCCTCGTCATCCGGTCGCTCCTTGAACGATATATTGTGCACCGGACCGAAGCTGCAAGTCGATCTACGCGATATTCTACTCCGCTGCCGTATGCATCGATATATTCTGTCCGCCGACATTGTCAAAATGTACCGACAAATGTTAATTCGTCCAGAAGACAGGgcatttcaacatattttttggcGTGACGCGCCTAGCGACGACGTCGTTGAATTTCAATTGTGTACCATCACGTACGGCCTCAACTGTGCGCCGTATCTAGCCATACGTTGTCTACACGAGCTCGACAGCCAAGACGGTAATCGGTTTCCGTTAGCCAAAGACGTTCTCACCAGAACCGCCTACGTCGATGATATCGTCATCGGCGCCGACACTGAAGAGCTATTGTTACGTCGAAAAACGGACATCGTCGGTCTACTGCGCAGCTGTGCCTGCGAGTTGAGTAAGTGGACCAGCAATAGCACCGCCGTACTCGAGTCTGTTCCTTCCGGGGACCGAGTACAGGCCATATCATTCGACCCTCAAGAAGAACACGCCGTGAAAGTTCTCGGCCTGCACTGGGACACGAACACCGACAAATTTGTTTATCATACCAGCCTTCAACAGACTTCGTCTACGAAACGAGAAGTGTTGTCCGTCATTGCCCGCCTATTCGACCCCATCGGCGCCCTGGGACCAATGCTACTGTGGGCAAAGTGTTTTATGCAGCTTTTGTGGAGCAAGAAACTCGGGTGGGACGATCCGATGCCTGACGAGTTGCAATCCATGTGGCAACAGTTCTGCACAGAATTACCACTTGTGTTCGATTTAAGCCTACCACGTCACATCGAAGCCACTTGTCAACAGGACATCCAGCTGCTAGGCTTCGCAGACGCGTCGATCAAAGGATATGCGGCTACCATTTACCTTCGTCTCGTCGATGCCGCCGGCAATATTTCTGTAAAATTCATTACCTGTAAAACTAAGGTTGCGCCTTTGAAGAGCTCGACCGCCGACGAGTCGCTATCGATACCACGCCTAGAACTGTGCGGTGCTCTGTTATTGGCCCGTACCCTTCACCATGTGCATTCTGTTCTGTCCAGCGAAGTTCCCGTATCTCGTTTGCGAGCATGGTCAGACTCATCGGTCGTCTTGTCATGGTTGACGTCGGACCAAAAACATTTCAAGATCTTTGTAACAAATCGAGTTGCAAAAATAAGTCAATTGCTACCTGGTTGTATGTGGAGTTACGTCTCGACCAACGACAACCCCGCGGATCCAGCTTCTCGTGGACTGTTGCCGAAATCAATGTTGTCCTCGTCCATCTATTGGAACGGTCCTGACTTCCTACGACTTCCCGAAGACCAGTGGCCCCAATCGAGATTTATTCCGCTCACACCAGACCAGCTGCCGGAGACCCGACCGAATGTCATCACGACGTTGGCCGTCAATGTTCATCCGCCTTCACTCGAATTTATTGACCGATTTTCGTCGCTCGGTAAAATGCTGCGTGTATTGTCATACATATTGCGCTACCTGTGTCACCGTCTACGTCGACAACCTGTCCGCGTCGGTCCAATCACGTTTACCGAACGGGAAAGATCGTTATCGATCGCCGTGCAACGCACACAACAAGTTTATTTTTCAGACTtgagaaaaatgttaaaaaatgaatcCATGATTTCGCCGCCGTCCCTGGCACAACTAGCACCTTACGTCGACGAAAAGGGTATCATTCGAGTCGGAGGCCGTCTTCGCTTCGCTAGTGCCAGTCAGGACGCGAAGCACCCGATTTTGCTGCCGCGATCCTCACACCTCACCGAGCTGATTATTCGCCACTACCACCTGTCATTTCTGCACGGCGGCTCAAAATTAGTACTGTCAATGTTAAGCCaaaaattttggattttgtcGGGTCGCGCTGCGGTTCGACGTATCATATTTTCGTGCGTTCCGTGCACCCGTCACAAGGCTGTCCGCCCTCAGCCGATGATGGCAGATTTACCGTCCTACCGGGTCCAACCGCATCGACCTTTTTCGCACGTCGGGATGGATTACGGAGGCCCGTTCTTCGTGAAAGAACATCGCCGTCGGAATGCGCAATCAGTCAAGGTCTACTTAGCATTATTCATCTGTATGTCCGTTAAGGCAGTCCACCTCGAAATCGTGTCGGATTTGAGCACGGAGGCCTTCCTTGCAGCCTTAGACCGTTTCGTCGCCCGTCGCGGCATCCCGTCCAACATTTATTCGGACTGTGGGACAAATTACGTCGGCGCCGCGCGCCAGCTGAAAACGTTGTTCCGTGATGCCAAAGTTCAAGATCGTCTGTCATCACATCTGACCTGTGCGTGGCACTTCAATCCGCCCGCCGCCCCACATTTCGGTGGAATTTGGGAGGCTGGCATCAAAAGCACCAAATATCATTTCAAGCACGCCATCGGTCAACAGGTGTTGACATATGAGGAGTTCCTCACCTTGACCACCCGCATTGAGGGTATTTTAAACTCGAGACCAATCACGCCAACATCATCCGATCCGCACGACTTGAGTGCGCTAACGCCCGGGCACTTTCTGATAGGACAGCCGCTTCAAGCTTTACCCGAACCTGACCTCACCGACGTCCAAATCAACAGGCTGAATCGTTGGCAACTCATTCGACAGTGTCATCAATCCTACTGGAAACGGTGGTCACGTGAATATTTATCTACACTACAAGGACGACACAAATGGTTCAAGTCATCTCCGAATTTGACGATCGGTGACATGGTCATCGTTGAGGCCCCCTCTCGACCACCAACTGAGTGGCGTCTCGGTCGTGTCACCGAGGTCCACCCGGGATCAGACGAGGTTGTTCGCGTCGTGTCCGTGCGCACGCAGGACGGTGTCTACAAACGTCCGGTAGTGAAACTTGTGCGTTTACCAGTCGAGCCCTGA